A window of Rubricoccus marinus contains these coding sequences:
- a CDS encoding cupin domain-containing protein, which translates to MPRHITAPTRIPVPGGKTIEEHVGRVNTHTESVSVAHMVAPPGWDEPAQTPSFDEVTIVIRGRMRVEYDGGEMEIGPGETVLCEAGERVRYVNPSIAEECEYWAVCTPAFSPEEAGREG; encoded by the coding sequence ATGCCCCGTCACATTACCGCCCCTACCCGCATCCCCGTCCCTGGTGGCAAGACCATCGAAGAGCACGTTGGCCGCGTGAACACCCACACCGAGAGCGTCTCGGTCGCGCACATGGTGGCGCCGCCCGGTTGGGATGAGCCGGCACAGACCCCGAGCTTCGACGAGGTCACCATCGTGATCCGCGGCCGGATGCGCGTGGAGTACGACGGCGGCGAGATGGAGATCGGGCCGGGCGAGACCGTGCTCTGCGAGGCGGGCGAGCGCGTCCGCTACGTCAACCCGTCCATCGCGGAGGAGTGCGAGTACTGGGCGGTCTGCACGCCCGCGTTCTCGCCAGAGGAAGCGGGCCGCGAGGGCTGA
- a CDS encoding DUF3095 domain-containing protein produces MPVDFYAALPALTRFADLADPAVYTPLPDSWTVVLTDVIGSTVAVQAGRYRDVNYVGAASIAAVLNASDRVDIPFVFGGDGATLVVPPDLLDDSLAALAALQIHASERLDLPLRVGYVSLGDIRAAGHEVAVARFQASPNYAQALFLGSGMGWAEDQIKAPATASQYASVVEPASGADPYAGLECRWEDIPSPYGETVSLLVAASGGAQADTYREVLREVEDIYGTGDAPHPITLDGLRLSSDPRRLSPEVALRHPAKAVAARAELWARNLLGRVLIRRKAKTSETDWDAYPRLLRAATDYRKFDGVLRMILAGTAEQRQRMERFLTARYDKGELAWGLHVSDRAVMTCLVYERMGQQVHFIDGANGGYTAAAVPFKKRLKALAAERA; encoded by the coding sequence ATGCCCGTTGACTTCTATGCCGCCCTCCCCGCGCTCACGCGGTTTGCCGACCTCGCGGACCCGGCCGTTTACACGCCGCTTCCGGACTCGTGGACGGTGGTCCTCACCGATGTCATCGGCTCTACCGTGGCCGTTCAAGCGGGACGCTACCGCGATGTGAACTACGTCGGCGCGGCGAGCATCGCGGCGGTCCTCAACGCCAGTGATCGCGTGGACATCCCGTTCGTGTTCGGCGGCGACGGCGCCACGCTCGTTGTCCCCCCGGACCTGCTGGACGACTCGCTGGCCGCGCTCGCGGCGCTGCAGATCCACGCGAGCGAGCGGTTGGACCTGCCCCTCCGTGTCGGTTACGTGTCCCTGGGAGACATCCGCGCCGCCGGGCACGAGGTCGCCGTCGCGCGCTTCCAGGCCTCGCCTAACTACGCGCAGGCGCTGTTTCTGGGCAGCGGCATGGGCTGGGCCGAGGACCAGATCAAGGCCCCCGCGACCGCCTCCCAGTACGCCTCGGTCGTGGAGCCGGCCTCTGGCGCGGACCCCTACGCCGGCCTGGAGTGCCGGTGGGAGGACATCCCGAGTCCGTACGGCGAGACGGTCTCGCTTCTCGTGGCGGCCTCTGGCGGCGCCCAGGCCGACACGTACCGCGAGGTGCTGCGCGAGGTGGAGGACATCTACGGCACCGGCGACGCACCCCACCCCATCACGCTCGACGGGCTCCGGCTCTCCTCGGACCCGCGGCGGCTCTCCCCCGAAGTCGCCCTCCGGCACCCCGCAAAGGCCGTCGCGGCGCGGGCCGAACTGTGGGCGCGGAACCTCCTCGGCCGCGTGCTCATCCGGCGGAAGGCAAAAACATCGGAGACCGATTGGGACGCGTACCCGAGGCTTCTCCGCGCCGCCACGGACTACCGCAAGTTCGATGGCGTCCTGCGCATGATTCTCGCCGGCACCGCAGAGCAACGCCAGAGGATGGAGCGCTTCCTGACGGCGCGCTACGACAAAGGCGAACTGGCCTGGGGCCTCCACGTCTCGGACCGTGCCGTGATGACCTGCCTCGTCTACGAGCGCATGGGCCAGCAGGTCCACTTTATCGACGGCGCGAACGGCGGCTATACCGCCGCCGCGGTGCCGTTCAAGAAGCGCCTCAAAGCGCTGGCGGCGGAGCGCGCCTGA
- a CDS encoding sensor histidine kinase has product MASPPGAPVTETHLAPRSDEPFEVAVRRLRMLLDVNVALSAVADLDHLLGTIIRTTTSVLQCEAASILLHEPYENVLRFAAATGDEKGALKEVRVPLYGSLAGTIYTENRALLAVDLKRDERHFSNAAEATGFQPRVLLGVPMRIDGVPIGVLEALNPRDAFDAVDAEMLLIVSAQAAVAIRNARQRDALDAARTRLAALDRVKSDFMAVASHELRTPLAALRGFGEILHEEVRPDLVGHAEEVVRSSKRMEAIVETLEEMSQLEHPQRAEPHGRNGNTVTLSDVLARADSGMDRPIDFSLPPAPLLIRGERDRLRLAFSHLLANAVQFTPPEAAIRVEAEVHGDEVHVSIRDEGRGLDPQDLERIFEAFVQTDDPLTRRTEGLGMGLTVARSIVLRHRGRLWATSPGLGQGSTFHVRLPLAA; this is encoded by the coding sequence ATGGCCTCGCCGCCCGGCGCCCCTGTGACCGAAACCCACCTCGCGCCCCGTTCCGACGAGCCGTTTGAAGTCGCCGTGCGCCGCCTTCGGATGCTGCTCGATGTCAACGTCGCGCTCAGCGCTGTCGCTGACCTCGATCACCTGCTCGGCACCATCATTCGCACCACGACAAGCGTGCTCCAGTGCGAGGCCGCCTCGATCTTGCTGCACGAGCCGTACGAGAACGTCCTCCGCTTCGCCGCCGCCACGGGCGACGAGAAGGGCGCGCTAAAGGAGGTGCGCGTGCCGCTCTACGGGAGCCTGGCCGGCACCATCTACACCGAGAACCGCGCCCTGCTCGCCGTTGACCTCAAGCGCGACGAGCGCCACTTCAGCAACGCCGCCGAGGCCACAGGCTTTCAGCCGCGCGTGCTTCTCGGCGTCCCCATGCGCATCGACGGCGTGCCCATCGGCGTGCTCGAAGCGCTCAATCCCCGCGACGCGTTCGACGCCGTTGACGCGGAGATGCTGCTCATCGTCTCGGCCCAGGCCGCCGTCGCCATCCGCAACGCTCGGCAGCGCGACGCACTCGACGCCGCGCGCACCCGCCTCGCCGCGCTCGACCGTGTCAAAAGCGACTTCATGGCCGTGGCCTCCCACGAACTCCGGACGCCTCTGGCGGCGCTCCGTGGGTTCGGCGAGATCCTGCACGAAGAGGTGCGCCCGGACCTCGTGGGCCACGCTGAGGAAGTGGTCCGCTCCTCGAAGCGGATGGAGGCCATCGTAGAGACGCTGGAGGAGATGAGCCAGTTGGAGCACCCCCAGCGCGCCGAGCCGCACGGCAGGAATGGAAACACCGTCACCCTTTCCGACGTGCTCGCGCGGGCCGACTCCGGGATGGACCGGCCCATCGATTTCTCGCTACCCCCCGCCCCCCTGCTGATCCGCGGTGAGCGCGACCGGCTGCGGCTGGCGTTCTCGCACCTGCTCGCCAACGCCGTGCAGTTCACGCCGCCAGAGGCCGCCATCCGCGTGGAAGCCGAGGTGCACGGCGACGAGGTCCACGTGAGCATCCGCGACGAGGGCCGCGGCCTCGATCCGCAGGACTTGGAGCGGATCTTCGAGGCCTTCGTGCAGACCGACGACCCGCTCACGCGCCGAACCGAGGGTCTCGGCATGGGCCTGACCGTCGCGCGGAGCATCGTGCTCCGTCACCGTGGGCGGCTGTGGGCCACGAGCCCCGGGCTCGGCCAGGGCAGCACGTTCCACGTGCGCTTGCCCCTGGCGGCGTAG
- a CDS encoding DUF4235 domain-containing protein — MKISDDTTWKALTFVAATGAALTTHWALKNGWQAITGKKPPTNPAARETAWTEALIWTAASSLAGGLAKLVAKRHAGAFKEGDVPVLGA; from the coding sequence ATGAAGATCTCAGACGACACCACGTGGAAAGCCCTCACGTTCGTCGCGGCCACAGGCGCCGCGCTCACGACGCACTGGGCGCTCAAAAACGGCTGGCAAGCCATCACCGGCAAGAAGCCACCAACGAACCCCGCCGCCCGTGAGACGGCTTGGACGGAAGCCCTGATCTGGACGGCTGCGAGCAGCCTCGCAGGTGGCCTCGCGAAGCTCGTGGCCAAGCGCCACGCCGGCGCGTTTAAGGAAGGAGACGTTCCTGTGCTTGGCGCCTAA
- a CDS encoding transglycosylase SLT domain-containing protein, which translates to MLRGPFRIVAILLGLGLAGAAVVTAFSPDSASVVRLPDPIERDLDQIIERDTIIALTSYNPTSYFVYRGEAFGYEYELLKDFAEEADVVVTMRVVPRDSLLYFLNAGLGDVVAARLFPSESDTSQFAYTRPLYETPPTVVQSTGPLNEDTSASDTLRAPEASSLQASNAARELGDDAARGPIRIRGARIQRPGDLAGEQVFLPEDHAYIERLVEIENRVTGDIEVVEVDTLSEALIRQVARGGIDLTIAPQNVAQLEASYFENLEVNPVIGPATGVVWAARRNSPDLAAALNRWILENRDSNRWASLYRKYYVDRDGFRERVESEYLTSETSVLSQFDDVFKANAAEIGWDWRLLASQAFQESRFKPRARSWAGAMGLLQIMPLTAQDLGISDPYDIEENVDGAVRYLQWLDDTYWAEMVPDSLERQKFILASYNAGAGHVMDAQRLTEKYGGDKTKWADVAYWMLKKSDPKYYNDPVVRHGYARGLEPVHYVAIILERFDHYRQFVTDDVSVASADGSAASGAKG; encoded by the coding sequence ATGCTTCGAGGTCCCTTCCGAATTGTCGCCATCCTTCTCGGCCTCGGCCTCGCAGGCGCCGCCGTCGTTACGGCGTTTTCGCCGGACTCAGCCTCCGTTGTCCGCCTTCCCGATCCGATCGAACGGGACCTCGACCAGATCATCGAGCGGGACACAATCATCGCGCTGACGAGCTACAACCCGACGAGTTACTTCGTCTACCGAGGCGAGGCCTTCGGCTACGAGTACGAGTTGCTAAAGGACTTCGCCGAGGAGGCCGACGTGGTGGTCACGATGCGCGTCGTGCCGCGGGACAGCCTGCTGTATTTCCTCAATGCGGGATTGGGTGATGTCGTGGCGGCGCGGCTTTTCCCGAGCGAGAGCGACACCTCGCAGTTCGCGTACACGAGGCCGCTGTATGAGACGCCCCCGACGGTTGTGCAGTCCACGGGGCCGCTCAACGAGGACACCTCCGCCTCCGATACCCTCCGTGCGCCAGAGGCCTCTAGCCTCCAAGCGAGCAACGCCGCGCGTGAGTTGGGAGACGACGCGGCGCGCGGCCCTATCCGCATCCGAGGCGCTCGCATCCAGAGGCCTGGCGATCTCGCGGGAGAGCAGGTGTTCCTGCCCGAGGACCACGCGTACATCGAGCGGCTCGTCGAGATCGAGAACCGCGTCACAGGCGACATCGAGGTCGTGGAGGTGGACACCTTGAGTGAGGCGCTGATCCGGCAGGTCGCCAGAGGCGGAATCGACCTCACCATCGCGCCGCAGAACGTGGCGCAACTGGAGGCGAGCTACTTCGAGAACTTGGAGGTGAACCCGGTCATCGGGCCCGCGACGGGCGTGGTCTGGGCCGCGCGGCGCAACTCGCCTGACCTCGCGGCGGCGCTCAACCGCTGGATCCTCGAGAACCGGGACTCCAACCGTTGGGCGAGCCTCTACCGCAAGTACTACGTGGACCGCGACGGCTTCCGCGAGCGCGTCGAAAGCGAGTACCTCACGAGCGAGACATCGGTCCTCTCCCAGTTCGACGACGTGTTCAAGGCCAACGCGGCCGAGATCGGATGGGACTGGCGGCTTCTGGCGAGCCAAGCGTTTCAAGAGAGCCGCTTTAAGCCCCGTGCGCGGTCGTGGGCCGGCGCGATGGGCCTCTTGCAGATTATGCCGCTGACGGCCCAAGACCTCGGCATCTCCGACCCGTACGACATCGAGGAAAACGTCGACGGCGCCGTCCGCTACCTCCAGTGGCTGGACGACACCTACTGGGCTGAGATGGTGCCTGACTCCCTCGAGCGCCAGAAGTTTATCCTCGCGAGCTACAACGCCGGAGCCGGCCACGTTATGGACGCGCAGCGCCTGACGGAGAAGTACGGCGGCGACAAAACGAAGTGGGCCGATGTCGCCTACTGGATGCTCAAGAAGTCCGATCCCAAGTACTACAACGATCCCGTCGTGCGCCACGGCTACGCCAGAGGCCTGGAGCCCGTCCACTACGTCGCCATCATCTTGGAGCGGTTCGACCACTACCGCCAGTTCGTGACCGACGACGTCAGCGTGGCCTCCGCCGATGGCTCGGCAGCCTCTGGCGCCAAAGGCTGA
- a CDS encoding extracellular solute-binding protein translates to MTASRLAPLALALLLLSGCASDDRTPLVVYSPHGKEMLSAYEEAFEAANPGVDVQPIDMGAQDAYDRIRTERQNPQASVWWGAPQVTFARAAEEGLLAPFTPSWAGALDASSRDPEGRWYGTFLTPEGFLVNTETLDAAEMPRDWDDLLDPRWKDRVIIRTPLASGTMRAIWSAIIVRQPTEEAGFEWLARLDANTKSYAADPTQMYLGLARGTADVTLWNMPDAYLQAETNGYPFAFIVPSSGAPVLVDGIAIPEGAPQPELAKQFIEFVTSQEALLDQSRRFYRIPARTDIPQDSLPAWITSAEIRPMELDWSALADKEDAWMQRWDESVKGRGAAYLAE, encoded by the coding sequence GTGACCGCCTCTCGACTCGCGCCTCTGGCGCTCGCCCTCCTCCTTCTCTCCGGGTGCGCGAGCGACGACCGTACGCCGCTCGTGGTGTATTCGCCACATGGCAAGGAGATGCTGAGCGCGTACGAGGAGGCGTTCGAGGCCGCGAACCCCGGCGTGGACGTGCAGCCCATCGACATGGGCGCGCAGGACGCCTACGACCGCATCCGAACGGAGCGGCAGAACCCGCAGGCGAGCGTGTGGTGGGGCGCACCTCAGGTCACGTTCGCTCGCGCCGCCGAGGAAGGGTTACTCGCGCCCTTTACACCCTCCTGGGCAGGCGCGCTGGACGCCTCCTCGCGCGATCCAGAAGGCCGCTGGTACGGAACCTTTCTGACGCCCGAGGGCTTTCTGGTCAACACGGAGACGCTGGACGCCGCCGAGATGCCTCGGGACTGGGACGACCTGCTCGACCCGCGCTGGAAAGACCGCGTCATCATCCGCACGCCTCTGGCGAGTGGGACCATGCGCGCCATCTGGAGCGCGATCATCGTGCGCCAGCCGACCGAAGAAGCCGGCTTCGAGTGGCTCGCACGGCTGGACGCGAACACCAAGTCCTACGCCGCCGACCCGACCCAGATGTACCTCGGGCTCGCCAGAGGCACCGCCGATGTGACGCTCTGGAACATGCCGGACGCGTACCTCCAGGCCGAGACCAATGGCTACCCGTTCGCCTTTATCGTGCCCTCTAGCGGCGCGCCCGTCCTCGTGGACGGCATCGCGATCCCCGAAGGCGCGCCGCAGCCCGAGCTCGCGAAGCAGTTCATCGAGTTCGTGACCTCGCAAGAGGCGCTGCTGGATCAGTCGCGCCGCTTCTACCGCATCCCGGCGCGGACCGACATTCCACAGGACAGCCTCCCGGCATGGATCACGTCCGCAGAGATCCGCCCGATGGAGCTCGACTGGTCGGCGCTCGCGGACAAGGAGGACGCCTGGATGCAGCGCTGGGACGAGTCCGTCAAGGGACGCGGCGCCGCCTACCTCGCGGAGTAA
- the der gene encoding ribosome biogenesis GTPase Der, which produces MPLVAIVGRPNVGKSTLFNRLTEARQAIVHDEAGVTRDRIYGDVEWGGRVFDLVDTGGLVPRSAERFEAAIREQVMLTLEEADVILFVVDVETGITDLDQEVAQVLRRAEQPVLVVGNKADNDLRRMEAAELWSLGLGDVFALSAINGSGTGDFLDAVIEALPEQPDVAEDDDAPRIAFIGRPNVGKSSLANLLLGRQRSIVTEIAGTTRDSVDARMEVNGREIVLVDTAGLRKKARVKENVEFYSMLRTERAIQTCDVAVLLIDAERGFEAQDAKVLREAADMKKGLVVVVNKWDLVEKETNTARDFERAAKERGTIDFVPFLYASALTGQRADKVLDLALQVYDERNKRIPTSKLNEVVEAAVRAQYPPSWRGNYVKINFATQVRESPPVFAFFCNYPQGIKESYKRFLENRLRDAFGFEGVPLTLSFKAKSKPQ; this is translated from the coding sequence ATGCCTCTCGTCGCCATCGTCGGCCGCCCGAATGTGGGCAAGTCCACGCTCTTCAACCGCCTCACCGAAGCCCGCCAGGCCATCGTCCACGACGAAGCCGGCGTGACGCGCGACCGCATCTACGGAGACGTGGAGTGGGGAGGGCGTGTGTTCGACCTCGTCGATACCGGCGGCTTGGTCCCGCGCTCCGCCGAGCGCTTTGAGGCCGCCATCCGCGAGCAGGTCATGCTCACGCTGGAAGAGGCCGATGTCATCCTGTTCGTCGTGGACGTGGAGACAGGCATCACGGACCTTGACCAAGAGGTGGCGCAGGTGCTGCGCCGCGCCGAGCAGCCTGTTCTCGTCGTTGGCAACAAAGCAGACAACGACCTCCGCCGCATGGAAGCCGCCGAGCTGTGGAGCCTCGGCCTGGGCGACGTGTTCGCGCTCAGCGCCATCAACGGCTCCGGGACCGGCGACTTCCTCGATGCGGTCATCGAAGCCCTCCCCGAGCAGCCCGACGTGGCCGAAGACGATGACGCCCCGCGCATCGCGTTTATCGGCCGGCCCAACGTGGGCAAGTCCTCGCTCGCGAACCTGCTGCTCGGGCGCCAGAGGAGCATCGTGACCGAAATCGCGGGGACGACGCGCGATTCGGTCGATGCTCGAATGGAGGTCAACGGCCGGGAGATCGTACTGGTGGACACCGCCGGCCTTCGCAAGAAGGCGCGCGTGAAGGAGAACGTCGAGTTCTACTCCATGCTGCGGACCGAGCGCGCCATCCAGACGTGCGACGTCGCCGTGCTCCTCATCGACGCCGAGCGCGGCTTCGAGGCGCAGGACGCGAAGGTGCTCCGCGAGGCTGCGGACATGAAGAAGGGCTTGGTCGTCGTCGTCAACAAGTGGGACCTGGTTGAGAAGGAGACCAACACCGCCCGAGACTTCGAGCGTGCCGCCAAGGAGCGCGGCACCATCGACTTCGTGCCGTTCCTCTACGCCAGCGCCCTCACAGGTCAGCGCGCCGATAAGGTTCTCGACCTCGCGCTGCAGGTCTACGACGAGCGCAACAAGCGCATCCCGACCTCCAAGCTCAACGAGGTGGTCGAGGCCGCCGTACGGGCGCAGTACCCACCATCCTGGCGCGGCAACTACGTCAAGATCAACTTTGCGACCCAGGTCCGCGAGAGCCCGCCGGTTTTCGCCTTTTTCTGCAACTACCCGCAGGGCATCAAGGAGAGCTACAAGCGTTTCCTGGAGAACCGCCTCCGTGACGCCTTCGGATTCGAGGGCGTGCCGCTGACGCTTTCGTTCAAGGCGAAATCCAAGCCGCAGTAG
- the msrB gene encoding peptide-methionine (R)-S-oxide reductase MsrB, producing MRLPFLGLLALAFALAACGGAESASELEAVLGQPVHSPVEPASLDIAPADADTLILAAGCFWCAETAFEGVPGVAKVTSGFAGGTVANPTYDQVTRGGTGHYEVIEVVYDPEQVSTEDLLDIFWRNVDPLDGDGQFCDRGPSYRSAIFATSVQRPLAEQTKREVAARFDQPIETKILPSATFYPAEDYHQDFWLKDPERYYSYRLGCRRDARLEQLWGAEDTAELSPEARETRETWASRFERPSDAALKARLSGMQYRVTQEDGTEPPFVNEYDDNKEPGIYVDIVSGEPLFSSLDKFDSGTGWPSFTQPLEPALVVTKPDPGVFGDRTEVRSAVGDSHLGHVFDDGPAPTGLRYCLNSAALRFIPADRLEAEGYGQYASLFASS from the coding sequence ATGCGACTTCCCTTTCTCGGCCTCCTTGCCCTCGCGTTTGCGCTCGCTGCGTGCGGCGGCGCCGAAAGCGCCTCCGAATTGGAGGCCGTTCTCGGCCAGCCCGTCCACAGCCCTGTTGAGCCCGCATCGCTCGACATCGCTCCTGCGGACGCCGACACGCTCATCCTGGCCGCCGGGTGTTTCTGGTGCGCCGAGACCGCCTTTGAAGGCGTCCCGGGCGTTGCAAAGGTGACCAGCGGCTTCGCAGGCGGCACGGTCGCCAATCCGACCTACGACCAGGTCACGCGTGGTGGCACCGGCCACTACGAGGTGATCGAGGTCGTGTACGACCCCGAACAGGTCTCTACGGAGGACCTCCTGGACATTTTCTGGCGCAACGTGGACCCGCTCGACGGCGACGGCCAGTTCTGCGACCGCGGCCCCTCCTACCGCTCGGCCATCTTCGCCACGAGCGTCCAGCGGCCTCTGGCGGAGCAGACCAAGCGCGAGGTGGCAGCCAGGTTCGACCAGCCCATCGAGACCAAGATTCTGCCCTCTGCGACGTTTTACCCCGCCGAGGACTACCACCAGGACTTCTGGCTCAAGGACCCGGAGCGCTACTACTCCTACCGCCTCGGCTGCCGCCGCGATGCGCGCCTGGAACAGCTCTGGGGCGCAGAGGACACCGCCGAGCTTTCGCCAGAGGCCCGCGAGACGCGTGAGACCTGGGCCTCCCGGTTTGAGCGGCCCAGCGACGCTGCGCTCAAAGCCAGACTGTCTGGCATGCAGTACCGCGTGACGCAGGAGGACGGGACCGAGCCGCCGTTCGTAAACGAGTACGACGACAACAAGGAGCCTGGCATCTACGTGGACATTGTCTCCGGCGAGCCGCTTTTCTCCTCGCTCGACAAGTTCGACAGCGGGACCGGGTGGCCCTCGTTCACGCAGCCGCTGGAGCCCGCCCTCGTCGTCACCAAACCCGACCCGGGCGTCTTCGGCGACCGGACGGAGGTTCGCTCCGCTGTCGGGGATTCGCACCTCGGTCACGTGTTCGATGACGGCCCCGCCCCCACCGGCCTGCGCTACTGCCTCAACTCCGCCGCGCTCCGCTTTATCCCGGCCGACCGGCTCGAAGCCGAGGGCTACGGGCAGTACGCCAGCCTGTTCGCCTCCAGCTAG
- the ettA gene encoding energy-dependent translational throttle protein EttA — MVGVSKSYRPGQFVLKDIYLSFYHGAKIGVLGLNGAGKSSLLKIIAGEDPKYDGTIQSEKGITFGYLHQEPELDPEKTVREIVEEGAGEAVQLLKDYEAVGLKYAEPDADYDAIMAEQGKLQERIDALDAWDIDSKLDMAMSALRCPPPEAKIGVLSGGEKRRVALVRLLLQKPDVLLLDEPTNHLDAESVAWLENHLEQYEGTVIAVTHDRYFLDNVAGWILELDRGKGIPFQGNYTSWLEQKTARLALEEKQESKRQKALKDELEWVRQNPKGRSKKSKARIANYERMVSQEYNKADEDREIPIAPGPRLGDVVIEASGVTKSYGDRVLYEDLTFSLPPGGIVGVIGPNGVGKTTLFKMIMGQEEPDAGTFNVGSTVQIGYVDQNRPLDPEHTVFEAISGGSDFIQVGKQEVNARAYVGRFNFGGQDQQKKVTELSGGERGRLHLATTLKEGANVLLLDEPSNDLDVNTLRALEEALLEFAGCVVVISHDRWFLDRVATHILSFEPDADGEVHPRWYPGNYSEYAADRRERLGTDADVPKRIKYRQLTR, encoded by the coding sequence ATGGTCGGCGTGAGCAAGAGCTACCGCCCCGGCCAGTTCGTCCTCAAGGACATCTACCTCAGCTTCTACCACGGCGCCAAGATCGGCGTGCTGGGCCTCAACGGCGCCGGCAAGTCGTCGCTGCTGAAGATCATCGCAGGGGAGGACCCGAAGTACGACGGGACCATCCAGTCCGAGAAGGGCATCACGTTCGGCTACCTCCATCAGGAGCCCGAGCTGGACCCCGAGAAGACGGTCCGCGAGATCGTGGAAGAGGGTGCAGGCGAGGCCGTGCAGCTTCTCAAGGACTACGAGGCCGTCGGCCTCAAGTACGCCGAGCCGGACGCCGACTACGACGCCATCATGGCCGAGCAGGGCAAGCTCCAGGAGCGCATCGACGCCCTGGACGCTTGGGACATCGACTCCAAGCTGGACATGGCGATGAGCGCGCTCCGCTGCCCCCCGCCAGAGGCCAAGATCGGCGTGCTCTCGGGCGGCGAGAAGCGCCGCGTGGCGCTCGTGCGACTGCTCCTGCAGAAGCCCGACGTGCTCCTGCTCGATGAGCCCACCAACCACCTCGATGCCGAAAGCGTCGCGTGGCTGGAGAACCACCTGGAGCAGTACGAGGGCACCGTTATCGCGGTCACCCACGACCGCTACTTCCTAGACAACGTCGCGGGCTGGATCCTCGAACTCGACCGCGGCAAGGGCATCCCGTTCCAGGGCAACTACACGTCGTGGCTGGAGCAGAAAACGGCCCGCCTGGCGCTGGAGGAGAAGCAGGAGTCCAAGCGCCAGAAGGCGCTCAAGGACGAACTGGAGTGGGTGCGCCAGAACCCCAAGGGGCGCTCCAAGAAGAGCAAGGCGCGTATCGCGAACTACGAGCGCATGGTCAGCCAGGAGTACAACAAGGCCGACGAGGACCGCGAGATCCCCATCGCGCCCGGCCCACGCCTCGGCGACGTGGTGATCGAGGCCTCTGGCGTGACGAAGAGCTACGGCGACCGCGTGCTCTACGAAGACCTCACGTTCAGCCTCCCGCCCGGCGGCATCGTGGGCGTGATCGGCCCGAACGGCGTGGGCAAGACGACGCTGTTCAAGATGATCATGGGCCAGGAGGAGCCGGATGCAGGCACCTTCAACGTGGGCAGCACGGTGCAGATCGGCTACGTGGACCAAAACCGCCCGCTCGACCCCGAGCACACCGTCTTCGAAGCCATCTCCGGCGGCTCCGACTTTATTCAGGTCGGCAAGCAGGAGGTCAACGCTCGCGCCTACGTGGGCCGGTTCAACTTCGGCGGGCAGGACCAGCAGAAAAAGGTGACCGAGCTCTCCGGCGGTGAGCGCGGACGCCTCCACCTCGCGACGACGCTCAAGGAAGGCGCCAACGTGCTCCTGCTCGACGAGCCCTCCAACGACCTGGACGTGAACACACTTCGCGCCCTCGAAGAGGCCCTCTTGGAGTTCGCCGGCTGCGTCGTGGTGATCTCCCACGACCGCTGGTTCCTCGACCGCGTCGCGACGCACATTCTGTCCTTCGAGCCTGACGCCGACGGTGAGGTGCACCCGCGCTGGTACCCCGGCAACTACTCCGAGTACGCCGCTGACCGCCGCGAGCGCCTCGGAACGGACGCCGACGTGCCGAAGCGGATCAAGTACCGCCAGCTCACACGGTAG
- a CDS encoding PID-CTERM protein-sorting domain-containing protein, translated as MLRLVALSALVFSSAAFAQNVPDWAAAPEAPAASEDNFGPGPPPPPPPPPNVPLDGGLGLLALAGAGYAARRLSKSTEPLA; from the coding sequence ATGCTTCGCCTCGTCGCTCTCTCGGCTCTCGTTTTCTCCTCCGCGGCCTTCGCGCAGAACGTCCCGGACTGGGCCGCCGCGCCAGAGGCCCCGGCGGCTTCGGAGGACAACTTCGGTCCGGGGCCACCGCCGCCACCGCCGCCGCCGCCCAACGTGCCGCTCGATGGCGGCCTCGGCCTGCTCGCGCTGGCTGGCGCGGGCTACGCCGCCCGACGCCTCTCGAAGAGCACCGAGCCTCTGGCGTAG